The Lactuca sativa cultivar Salinas chromosome 2, Lsat_Salinas_v11, whole genome shotgun sequence genome includes a window with the following:
- the LOC111888935 gene encoding 17.8 kDa class I heat shock protein — protein MSIIPSFFTGRRSSVFDPFSLDIWDPFQGFSSVLNNLPESSRETAAITNARIDWKETPEAHVFKADLPGLKKEEVKVEVEEGRVLQISGERSKELEEKNDRWHRVERSSGKFLRRFRLPENAKMEEVKASMENGVLTVTVPKAEEKKPEVKSIDIGG, from the coding sequence ATGTCGATCATTCCAAGTTTCTTTACAGGCAGAAGGAGCAGCGTATTCGATCCCTTCTCCCTCGACATCTGGGACCCTTTCCAGGGCTTTTCAAGTGTCCTCAACAACCTACCCGAATCATCACGCGAAACAGCAGCAATCACCAACGCCAGAATCGATTGGAAGGAGACGCCGGAGGCGCACGTTTTCAAGGCGGACTTGCCTGGGCTGAAGAAAGAGGAGGTGAAGGTGGAGGTTGAAGAAGGAAGGGTGTTGCAGATAAGCGGAGAGAGGAGCAAGGAACTTGAGGAGAAGAACGACAGGTGGCACAGGGTAGAGAGAAGCTCCGGGAAGTTCTTGAGGAGATTCAGGCTGCCGGAAAATGCAAAAATGGAAGAGGTGAAAGCTAGCATGGAGAACGGCGTGCTGACGGTGACTGTGCCCAAGGCAGAAGAGAAGAAGCCGGAAGTGAAGTCCATCGACATTGGTGGGTGA